The following proteins are co-located in the Synchiropus splendidus isolate RoL2022-P1 chromosome 14, RoL_Sspl_1.0, whole genome shotgun sequence genome:
- the lmod2a gene encoding leiomodin-2a isoform X2, with product MSTFGYQKELKKYEELDEEELLATLSSEELEELERELAELDPDDNVPIGLRQKDQTAKIPTGNFDRDALLKYWEEENHRILEEKLSPEKEEQHDKSRHEGEKANISNADKSPEHIKSTDDRKKVLQKGKKLSSVESKKTTKEQDAEKKDECKTEVQDKKTRPDQTSAAVTPDRASGNPIIIEDALEQVLRDDPLMSEVNLNNIEDVSQETLLRFAEALSSNTHVCVFSLANTHADDRVAFAISKMLCENTSIRNLNIESNFVTGQGILALLAALHHNRTLVELRFHNQRHICGGKVEMEMVRLLRENTTLLKLGYQFDLPGPRMTATSILTRNQDQQRQQRLQQKKEQTPSLTIGHTADTATERKLPKKPPLSSKAAENANKNTIKPTQNPSEPPTRKIAETVKQHEGLNSIKGQCNQRKPKSKKLKNGSNEKESVDILKELKNSLRPSVQKRREEPSHLPLPQRSSRDDLMAAIRGSSIRSLKRVELKQT from the exons ATGAGCACCTTCGGTTATCAGAAGGAGCTGAAAAAATACGAAGAGCTGGACGAAGAGGAGCTTCTTGCCACGCTGTCTAGTGAGGAGCTTGAAGAACTGGAAAGGGAGCTGGCAGAACTGGACCCCGATGACAACGTGCCTATTGGCCTGCGACAGAAAGACCAGACTGCCAAAATCCCCACAGGAAACTTTGACCGAGACGCTCTACTCAAGTATTGGGAAGAAGAGAACCACAGAATTCTGGAGGAGAAGTTAAGCCCAGAAAAG gaggagcagcatGATAAGAGCAGGCACGAGGGGGAGAAGGCAAACATCAGCAATGCCGACAAGTCTCCAGAGCACATCAAGAGCACAGACGACAGGAAGAAGGTCTTGCAGAAGGGGAAGAAGCTCTCAAGTGTGGAGAGCAAGAAGACCACAAAAGAGCAGGATGCTGAAAAGAAAGACGAGTGCAAGACGGAAGTGCAAGACAAGaaaaccagaccagaccagaccagtgCAGCTGTCACACCTGACAGAGCAAGTGGGAACCCGATCATCATCGAGGACGCTCTGGAGCAGGTTCTCCGTGACGATCCACTTATGAGTGAGGTCAACCTGAACAACATCGAGGACGTGTCGCAGGAGACGCTGCTCCGCTTTGCGGAGGCCCTCAGCTCAAACACTCACGTCTGTGTTTTCAGTCTGGCCAACACTCACGCTGACGACCGGGTGGCATTTGCCATTTCCAAAATGCTCTGCGAGAACACCTCCATAAGAAACCTGAACATCGAGTCCAACTTTGTGACCGGTCAGGGGATCCTGGCTCTGCTGGCAGCGCTCCATCACAACAGGACTCTGGTGGAGCTGCGCTTCCACAACCAGAGACACATCTGTGGTGGGaaggtggagatggagatggtccGGCTGCTGAGAGAAAACACCACTCTGCTCAAGCTGGGCTACCAGTTCGACCTGCCCGGACCAAGGATGACAGCCACAAGTATCCTGACTCGAAACCAGGACCAGCAGCGCCAACAGCGGCTCCAACAAAAGAAGGAGCAGACTCCTTCGCTGACAATAGGCCACACCGCCGATACAGCCACTGAACGGAAGCTGCCAAAGAAGCCGCCTTTGTCCTCCAAAGCAGCTGAGAAcgccaacaaaaacacaataaagcCCACCCAGAATCCATCTGAGCCGCCCACCAGGAAGATAGCAGAAACAGTAAAGCAACATGAAGGTCTGAACAGCATTAAAGGCCAGTGCAACCAGAGGAAACCAAAATCCAAAAAGCTGAAGAATGGCTCAAACGAAAAGGAGAGCGTTGACATCCTCAAAGAACTCAAGAACTCTCTGAGACCCTCGGTGCAGAAAAGACGGGAGGAGCCTTCACACCTGCCGCTGCCACAAAGGTCGAGCCGTGACGACCTGATGGCAGCAAttcgtggaagcagcatcaggTCCCTCAAAAGG GTGGAGTTGAAGCAGACTTGA
- the lmod2a gene encoding leiomodin-2a isoform X1 — protein MSTFGYQKELKKYEELDEEELLATLSSEELEELERELAELDPDDNVPIGLRQKDQTAKIPTGNFDRDALLKYWEEENHRILEEKLSPEKEEQHDKSRHEGEKANISNADKSPEHIKSTDDRKKVLQKGKKLSSVESKKTTKEQDAEKKDECKTEVQDKKTRPDQTSAAVTPDRASGNPIIIEDALEQVLRDDPLMSEVNLNNIEDVSQETLLRFAEALSSNTHVCVFSLANTHADDRVAFAISKMLCENTSIRNLNIESNFVTGQGILALLAALHHNRTLVELRFHNQRHICGGKVEMEMVRLLRENTTLLKLGYQFDLPGPRMTATSILTRNQDQQRQQRLQQKKEQTPSLTIGHTADTATERKLPKKPPLSSKAAENANKNTIKPTQNPSEPPTRKIAETVKQHEGLNSIKGQCNQRKPKSKKLKNGSNEKESVDILKELKNSLRPSVQKRREEPSHLPLPQRSSRDDLMAAIRGSSIRSLKRVRLPSAPVRGWRNYFPPEQHNVATQSH, from the exons ATGAGCACCTTCGGTTATCAGAAGGAGCTGAAAAAATACGAAGAGCTGGACGAAGAGGAGCTTCTTGCCACGCTGTCTAGTGAGGAGCTTGAAGAACTGGAAAGGGAGCTGGCAGAACTGGACCCCGATGACAACGTGCCTATTGGCCTGCGACAGAAAGACCAGACTGCCAAAATCCCCACAGGAAACTTTGACCGAGACGCTCTACTCAAGTATTGGGAAGAAGAGAACCACAGAATTCTGGAGGAGAAGTTAAGCCCAGAAAAG gaggagcagcatGATAAGAGCAGGCACGAGGGGGAGAAGGCAAACATCAGCAATGCCGACAAGTCTCCAGAGCACATCAAGAGCACAGACGACAGGAAGAAGGTCTTGCAGAAGGGGAAGAAGCTCTCAAGTGTGGAGAGCAAGAAGACCACAAAAGAGCAGGATGCTGAAAAGAAAGACGAGTGCAAGACGGAAGTGCAAGACAAGaaaaccagaccagaccagaccagtgCAGCTGTCACACCTGACAGAGCAAGTGGGAACCCGATCATCATCGAGGACGCTCTGGAGCAGGTTCTCCGTGACGATCCACTTATGAGTGAGGTCAACCTGAACAACATCGAGGACGTGTCGCAGGAGACGCTGCTCCGCTTTGCGGAGGCCCTCAGCTCAAACACTCACGTCTGTGTTTTCAGTCTGGCCAACACTCACGCTGACGACCGGGTGGCATTTGCCATTTCCAAAATGCTCTGCGAGAACACCTCCATAAGAAACCTGAACATCGAGTCCAACTTTGTGACCGGTCAGGGGATCCTGGCTCTGCTGGCAGCGCTCCATCACAACAGGACTCTGGTGGAGCTGCGCTTCCACAACCAGAGACACATCTGTGGTGGGaaggtggagatggagatggtccGGCTGCTGAGAGAAAACACCACTCTGCTCAAGCTGGGCTACCAGTTCGACCTGCCCGGACCAAGGATGACAGCCACAAGTATCCTGACTCGAAACCAGGACCAGCAGCGCCAACAGCGGCTCCAACAAAAGAAGGAGCAGACTCCTTCGCTGACAATAGGCCACACCGCCGATACAGCCACTGAACGGAAGCTGCCAAAGAAGCCGCCTTTGTCCTCCAAAGCAGCTGAGAAcgccaacaaaaacacaataaagcCCACCCAGAATCCATCTGAGCCGCCCACCAGGAAGATAGCAGAAACAGTAAAGCAACATGAAGGTCTGAACAGCATTAAAGGCCAGTGCAACCAGAGGAAACCAAAATCCAAAAAGCTGAAGAATGGCTCAAACGAAAAGGAGAGCGTTGACATCCTCAAAGAACTCAAGAACTCTCTGAGACCCTCGGTGCAGAAAAGACGGGAGGAGCCTTCACACCTGCCGCTGCCACAAAGGTCGAGCCGTGACGACCTGATGGCAGCAAttcgtggaagcagcatcaggTCCCTCAAAAGGGTGAGACTTCCTTCTGCGCCTGTCAGAGGATGGAGGAATTATTTTCCTCCTGAGCAACATAATGTGGCCACTCAAAGCCATTAG
- the wasla gene encoding WASP like actin nucleation promoting factor a isoform X1 yields the protein MNNHPPPRRAANVGSILLTPQENECLFGYLGRKCSSLCSAVVQVYGSDRSCSWLKKCCGVACLVKDNPQRSYFIRVFDIKEGKTMFEQELYHNFSISCSRSYFMTFAGDTSQVGLNFASEEEAKRFRVAINDLLNRRQRKTDKRGDPKNGPALPMATVDIKNPEINNVRFHNSHSHQQPYHINNMLSHGGLSRKDKKTKNKKKKLTKADIGTPSNFQHIGHVGWDPNTGFDLNNLDPELKNLFDMCGISEAQLKDRETSKVIYDFIEKKGGVEAVKNELRRQAPPPPPSRGGPPPPPPPPHSSAPPPPPPPSRGGRGAPPPPPPSRAPASAPPPPPPSRPGTLGAPPPPPPPTRGGHQPPPPPHHHHHHQPPPPPPPSLHSSSPQAPPPPPPPLAHQSPINGGSSSAPAPPPPPPPPPPGPPPPPELDGVGESFHSPNLGGKSALLEQIRGGTQLKKVEQNNREPASSTGRDALLDQIRQGIQLKTVSDHPESGPPTPAPTAGIVGALMEVMQKRSKAIHSSDDEDDDEEDEDFEDDDEWED from the exons ATGAACAACCACCCGCCGCCCCGAAGAGCTGCTAACGTCGGCTCCATTCTGCTGACCCCCCAGGAGAACGAGTGTCTGTTCGGCTACCTGGGCAGGAAATGCTCT agtCTGTGTTCAGCAGTGGTCCAGGTGTACGGGTCTGATCGGAGCTGTAGCTGGCTGAAGAAGTGCTGTGGAGTGGCCTGTTTGGTTAAAGACAACCCTCAGAGGTCATACTTCATCAGAGTGTTTGACATCAAG gAAGGGAAAACCATGTTCGAACAGGAACTGTATCACAACTTTTCCATCAGCTGCTCCAGGTCCTACTTCATGACATTTGCAGGAGAC ACCAGTCAAGTTGGTCTGAACTTCGCCAGCGAAGAAGAAGCCAAAAGATTTCGAGTTGCAATAAATGACCTTCTCAATAGAAGGCAGCGTAAAACTG ACAAGAGAGGTGATCCTAAAAATG GTCCAGCTCTACCCATGGCCACTGTGGACATCAAGAACCCCGAGATCAACAATGTCCGCTTCCACAACTCCCACAGCCACCAGCAGCCATACCACATCAACAACATGCTGAGTCACGGAGGGCTGAGCCGCAAGGACAAGAAGaccaaaaacaagaagaagaagctgacgAAGGCAGACATCGGAACGCCCAGCAACTTCCA GCACATCGGTCACGTGGGCTGGGACCCGAACACAGGGTTTGAT CTGAACAACCTGGACCCAGAACTGAAGAACCTCTTCGATATGTGTGGGATCTCAGAAGCTCAGCTGAAAGACAGGGAGACGTCCAAGGTCATCTACGACTTCATTGAGAAGAAGGGAGGTGTGGAGGCCGTGAAGAACGAGCTAAGGAGGCAAG ctcctccaccacccCCATCTCGTGGGGGTccgccaccacctcctccacccccaCACAGCTCTgctccccctccacctccaccaccttccagaggaggacgtggagctcctcctccccctcctccatcaCGAGCTCCagcctcagctcctcctcctccgccaccTTCCCGGCCTGGAACCCTGGGTGCTCCGCCCCCACCGCCGCCTCCTACCAGAGGAGGCCATcagccacctcctcctccgcatcaccaccaccaccatcagccCCCACCTCCGCCTCCTCCATCATTGCACTCTAGCTCTCCTCAAGCTCCACCCCCTCCGCCACCACCGCTGGCCCATCAATCTCCCATAAACGGTGGCTCCAGCTCAGCTCctgcaccacctcctcctcctcctccgcctccccccggaccacctcctcctccagagtTGGATGGTGTCGGGGAGTCCTTTCACTCACCAAACCTTGGGGGGAAGTCTGcgctgctggagcagatcaGAGGAGGAACCCAGCTGAAGAAGGTGGAGCAGAACAACAGAGAACCAGCCTCCAGCACCGGGAGAGATGCCCTGCTGGACCAGATCCGACAAGGGATCCAGTTGAAGACG GTCTCAGACCACCCGGAGTCCGGTCCTCCGACTCCAGCACCGACTGCAGGCATCGTGGGCGCTTTGATGGAAGTGATGCAGAAGAGGAGCAAAGCCATTCACTCCTCAG ATgacgaggatgatgatgaggaagacgaGGACTTTGAGGACGACGACGAGTGGGAGGACTAG
- the wasla gene encoding WASP like actin nucleation promoting factor a isoform X2, whose product MNNHPPPRRAANVGSILLTPQENECLFGYLGRKCSSLCSAVVQVYGSDRSCSWLKKCCGVACLVKDNPQRSYFIRVFDIKEGKTMFEQELYHNFSISCSRSYFMTFAGDTSQVGLNFASEEEAKRFRVAINDLLNRRQRKTGPALPMATVDIKNPEINNVRFHNSHSHQQPYHINNMLSHGGLSRKDKKTKNKKKKLTKADIGTPSNFQHIGHVGWDPNTGFDLNNLDPELKNLFDMCGISEAQLKDRETSKVIYDFIEKKGGVEAVKNELRRQAPPPPPSRGGPPPPPPPPHSSAPPPPPPPSRGGRGAPPPPPPSRAPASAPPPPPPSRPGTLGAPPPPPPPTRGGHQPPPPPHHHHHHQPPPPPPPSLHSSSPQAPPPPPPPLAHQSPINGGSSSAPAPPPPPPPPPPGPPPPPELDGVGESFHSPNLGGKSALLEQIRGGTQLKKVEQNNREPASSTGRDALLDQIRQGIQLKTVSDHPESGPPTPAPTAGIVGALMEVMQKRSKAIHSSDDEDDDEEDEDFEDDDEWED is encoded by the exons ATGAACAACCACCCGCCGCCCCGAAGAGCTGCTAACGTCGGCTCCATTCTGCTGACCCCCCAGGAGAACGAGTGTCTGTTCGGCTACCTGGGCAGGAAATGCTCT agtCTGTGTTCAGCAGTGGTCCAGGTGTACGGGTCTGATCGGAGCTGTAGCTGGCTGAAGAAGTGCTGTGGAGTGGCCTGTTTGGTTAAAGACAACCCTCAGAGGTCATACTTCATCAGAGTGTTTGACATCAAG gAAGGGAAAACCATGTTCGAACAGGAACTGTATCACAACTTTTCCATCAGCTGCTCCAGGTCCTACTTCATGACATTTGCAGGAGAC ACCAGTCAAGTTGGTCTGAACTTCGCCAGCGAAGAAGAAGCCAAAAGATTTCGAGTTGCAATAAATGACCTTCTCAATAGAAGGCAGCGTAAAACTG GTCCAGCTCTACCCATGGCCACTGTGGACATCAAGAACCCCGAGATCAACAATGTCCGCTTCCACAACTCCCACAGCCACCAGCAGCCATACCACATCAACAACATGCTGAGTCACGGAGGGCTGAGCCGCAAGGACAAGAAGaccaaaaacaagaagaagaagctgacgAAGGCAGACATCGGAACGCCCAGCAACTTCCA GCACATCGGTCACGTGGGCTGGGACCCGAACACAGGGTTTGAT CTGAACAACCTGGACCCAGAACTGAAGAACCTCTTCGATATGTGTGGGATCTCAGAAGCTCAGCTGAAAGACAGGGAGACGTCCAAGGTCATCTACGACTTCATTGAGAAGAAGGGAGGTGTGGAGGCCGTGAAGAACGAGCTAAGGAGGCAAG ctcctccaccacccCCATCTCGTGGGGGTccgccaccacctcctccacccccaCACAGCTCTgctccccctccacctccaccaccttccagaggaggacgtggagctcctcctccccctcctccatcaCGAGCTCCagcctcagctcctcctcctccgccaccTTCCCGGCCTGGAACCCTGGGTGCTCCGCCCCCACCGCCGCCTCCTACCAGAGGAGGCCATcagccacctcctcctccgcatcaccaccaccaccatcagccCCCACCTCCGCCTCCTCCATCATTGCACTCTAGCTCTCCTCAAGCTCCACCCCCTCCGCCACCACCGCTGGCCCATCAATCTCCCATAAACGGTGGCTCCAGCTCAGCTCctgcaccacctcctcctcctcctccgcctccccccggaccacctcctcctccagagtTGGATGGTGTCGGGGAGTCCTTTCACTCACCAAACCTTGGGGGGAAGTCTGcgctgctggagcagatcaGAGGAGGAACCCAGCTGAAGAAGGTGGAGCAGAACAACAGAGAACCAGCCTCCAGCACCGGGAGAGATGCCCTGCTGGACCAGATCCGACAAGGGATCCAGTTGAAGACG GTCTCAGACCACCCGGAGTCCGGTCCTCCGACTCCAGCACCGACTGCAGGCATCGTGGGCGCTTTGATGGAAGTGATGCAGAAGAGGAGCAAAGCCATTCACTCCTCAG ATgacgaggatgatgatgaggaagacgaGGACTTTGAGGACGACGACGAGTGGGAGGACTAG